From the Fimbriimonadaceae bacterium genome, the window GTTGCTCATCGCCGTCCTTGTGAAGCTGACGAGCAAGGGGCCGGTGTTCTATGTGTCCAAGAGGGTGGGGCTCTGCGGACGGATCTTCCCGTTCTACAAGTTCCGCTCGATGTATGTCGACGCCGACAAGCGCAAGGCCGATCTGGCGTCGCAAAACGAGAAGGACGGCCCGATCTTCAAGATGAAGGACGACCCTCGCGTGACCAAGGTCGGCAAGTTCTTGCGGAAGTACAGCCTTGACGAGTTGCCCCAGTTCATCAACGTGCTGGTCGGCGACATGAGCCTAGTCGGGCCTCGACCGCCCTTGCCGCACGAGGTCAACGAGTACGACGCCTATGCCGCGGAGCGCCTTTCGGTGCGTCCTGGCCTCACGTGCTACTGGCAGATCATGGGCCGAAGCGACCTGTCCTTCGACGAATGGATGAAACTCGACCATCGGTACATGCAAGAGATGAACCTG encodes:
- a CDS encoding sugar transferase; protein product: MAAPTTRAQFAIENEAVATLEPRVIRYRKRKRILDILGSLLFLTVFFPLMLLIAVLVKLTSKGPVFYVSKRVGLCGRIFPFYKFRSMYVDADKRKADLASQNEKDGPIFKMKDDPRVTKVGKFLRKYSLDELPQFINVLVGDMSLVGPRPPLPHEVNEYDAYAAERLSVRPGLTCYWQIMGRSDLSFDEWMKLDHRYMQEMNLWVDLKILFLTPWAILRGHGAY